Proteins encoded by one window of Nicotiana tabacum cultivar K326 chromosome 10, ASM71507v2, whole genome shotgun sequence:
- the LOC107774541 gene encoding F-box protein At4g22280-like — MIARRRWHTVNRFKRQNALEVHNIDNIEDKISNLPDSILHHILSYLPTRDVVGTCILSTRWKNLWTCVENIDFDDSLLYSSGIFGYPVNVTCFMHFVQRVLQLREESDIKKFRLSCRVCFSASHVCLWILAAIRHNVKELDLCLFVEEPFMLPQCVFSSKTLTSLKLEMNCVLELPASTFFPFLRTLHLCLVTFRDDSSTQRLFSGCPMLRELAILDCEWMNLKHVAISISTLKSLTIDDLPFFGSTDDLNGCEIKIDAASLSFLKYSGYLSNEIYLYNLSPSVYASIHIPILYEKRNQIAFRAVKLFRGLHKINAARISSRAIESLFIADIEKDRLPVFYNLMHLELSMELENHTIGPLKELLQCLPKLQSLHFSEGFAPCMRLCEDDWNLGSVPSCFLSSLKTVTYTNFHGNDTEISFLRNLVNNAIVLEKLNIVCSKIRFGDPKKQKEVKVQLQSLQRGSVSCAIKFM, encoded by the exons ATGATCGCTA GGCGTAGGTGGCACACAGTTAACCGCTTCAAACGGCAAAATGCTTTGGAAGTgcataacattgataacatagaAGATAAGATCAGCAATTTACCTGATTCCATTCTTCATCACATTCTTTCATATCTTCCTACCAGGGATGTTGTAGGGACATGTATACTATCAACAAGGTGGAAGAATCTTTGGACTTGTGTTGAAAACATTGACTTTGATGACTCATTGCTCTACTCAAGTGGGATTTTTGGTTATCCTGTGAACGTCACTTGTTTCATGCACTTTGTCCAGAGAGTTCTTCAACTTCGAGAAGAATCCGACATAAAAAAGTTTCGCCTTTCCTGCCGTGTTTGCTTCAGTGCCTCTCATGTTTGTTTATGGATTTTAGCTGCTATTAGGCATAATGTTAAAGAGCTTGATCTTTGCCTTTTTGTAGAAGAGCCTTTTATGTTGCCTCAATGTGTTTTCAGTAGCAAGACGCTTACTTctctaaaacttgaaatgaattgtGTTCTTGAACTACCTGCTAGTACCTTTTTTCCTTTCCTTAGAACGTTGCACCTATGTCTTGTCACATTTCGGGATGATAGCTCAACCCAGAGGCTGTTTTCTGGTTGCCCTATGCTTCGAGAGTTGGCTATATTAGATTGTGAATGGATGAACTTGAAGCATGTCGCAATTTCAATCTCTACATTGAAGAGTTTGACAATTGATGATTTGCCTTTCTTTGGCTCCACTGACGATCTAAATGGCTGCGAAATCAAGATTGATGCAGCAAGTCTTAGTTTCCTAAAGTACAGTGGTTATCTATCAAATGAGATATATTTGTATAATCTATCCCCCTCAGTGTATGCATCTATTCACATCCCAATTCTCTATGAGAAGCGAAATCAAATTGCTTTTCGTGCTGTTAAGCTCTTTAGAGGGCTACACAAAATTAACGCTGCGAGAATATCTAGCAGGGCTATTGAG TCTCTCTTCATCGCAGACATAGAGAAAGACCGACTTCCAGTATTTTATAACTTGATGCATTTGGAGTTGAGTATGGAACTTGAAAATCATACGATTGGACCATTGAAGGAACTGCTCCAATGTCTGCCAAAGTTGCAATCACTTCATTTTTCTGAG gGATTTGCCCCCTGCATGCGCCTTTGTGAAGATGACTGGAACTTGGGATCTGTACCATCCTGTTTCTTGTCTAGTCTCAAGACAGTGACATACACCAATTTTCATGGTAATGATACAGAAATTTCTTTTTTAAGAAATTTGGTGAACAATGCAATAGTTTTGGAGAAGCTGAACATAGTGTGTTCAAAGATACGTTTCGGGGATCCAAAGAAGCAAAAGGAAGTTAAAGTTCAACTGCAAAGTCTTCAGAGGGGATCAGTTTCTTGTGCTATCAAGTTTATGTAA